Genomic segment of Dactylococcopsis salina PCC 8305:
CTTCCACAGCAACTCGCTTGGTGACGGCTTTCGGTAACACTGACTCTTTATAGGCTTCGTCTTGAGCTTCAAACAGTTCCCAACTGGGAAGAGAAACCACGCGCACTTTTTTCCCTTCTTGACGCAGTTGTTCGGCAGCGTTGACACAAAGTTCAACTTCGCCACCTGTGCCAATCAGAATCAACTCTGGTGTTCCTTCACTGTCAGAAAGCACATAACCGCCTTTGGCTGCATTTTCAATGGAACTTCCCGCTAAGTTGGGGAGTTTTTGACGGGAGAGACAGAGGAGGGTGGGAGCGCCAGGATTGTTCGCTGCTCGTTCAACGGCGACTTTATACGCGCCAGAGGTTTCATTGCCATCGGCGGGACGGAAAACGGCTAAGTTAGGAATGGCTCGTAAGGATGCGACTTGCTCAATGGGTTGGTGGGTGGGACCATCTTCTCCGAGGGCGATCGAGTCGTGAGTCATTACCCAAATCACACCCGCGCGAGAGAGTGCGGACAGACGAAGCGCACCGCGCATATAATCGGTAAAGATCAAGAAGGTCGCGCCGTAGGGAATTAAACCAGAATTATGCAGGGCGATCGCGTTGCAAACCGCACCCATACCATGTTCCCGCACCCCAAAGCGGAAGTTACGGTTTTCGTAAGCCCCTTTTTGGAAATCCCCACTGGATTTAACATAAGTTTTGTTGGAGGGCGCAAGATCAGCAGAACCGCCAAGTAATCCAGGTAACACAGGGGAAAGGGCGTTTAAAACCGCACCCGACTGGTTACGAGTGGCATCGGCTTTGTCATCGGGGGTATATTTGGGGAGTGCGTCTTCCCAACCTGCGGGAAGTTGACCGCTAATCAGTTGCTGGAAGTTGTTTGCATCTTCGGGATATTTGCTCTTATATTGCTCAAAAACTTGATTCCATTCTTGTTCGGATTGTGCGCCGCGATCGACCGCCTTACGGAAATGATTAAGCGCATCTTCTGGCACTTCAAACTCACCGTATTCCCAACCCAACTCTTGACGGGTGGCGGAAACTTCATCTTTTCCTAACGCCGCACCGTGAACATCATGGCTATTCGCTTTATTAGGAGAACCGAAACCAATAATCGTTCTGACACCAATAATCGAAGGTTTATCGGTGACAGCTTTCGCATTGGCGATCGCTTTTTCCAGCCCTTCTAAATCGGTATTGCCATCTTCAATAAACTGAGTATGCCAACCGAGAGCTTCATAACGCTTCATCCGATCTTCAGTGAAAGCCAATTCGGTTTCGCCGTCGATGGAAATATGGTTATCATCATATAAGACGATTAACTTACCGAGTCCTAAGTGTCCCGCGAGAGAACAGGCTTCATTAGAAACCCCTTCCATTAAATCCCCATCACTAGCGATCGCATAGGTATAGTGATCAACTAAATTACAATCAGGTTTATTAAAACGAGCCGCTAAATGAGCCTCAGCAACGGCTAACCCCACAGCATTGGAAATCCCTTGTCCGAGAGGACCCGTAGTAACTTCCACCCCTTCCGTCATAAAGTTTTCGGGATGACCGGGGGTTTTCGATTCCCATTGACGAAACTGTTTAATATCATCTAAGCTAACGCTGTCGTAGCCCGTAAGATAAAGGAGAGCGTATTGAAGCATACACCCATGTCCTGCGGAGAGAACGAAGCGATCGCGGTTAAACCAGTGGGGATTTTTGGGATTAAAGCGGAGGAATTTATCCCAGAGAACAAACGCCATGGGCGCTGCTCCCATGGGTAAACCAGGGTGTCCTGAACTTGCTTTTTCCACTGCATCAATAGCAAGGAAGCGTATCGAGTTGATGCAAAGTTGTTCGAGTGATTGAGTAGTGGCGACCATAATTATTTTTTATTTATCTACGGTTAACTGAATTTTTTGGGCGCTGGGTTAAATCCAAAAACCCAGTTCAATTGGAGCAAGGCGCACAATTTCCTTCTATCTTTGCAGAAAGTGGGATTTAGAGGCAAGCTCATTTTGCCACACCTTGCTCAATTGCTCAGTGGTCTGATGAGTATTTTTTAAAGGCTAACGTAATGTTATGTCCGCCGAAGCCAAAAGAGTTGGATAAAGCACAGTTGACTGTGGTTTGACGAGCGACATTCGGCACATAGTCCAAATCGCATTCGGGATCGGGGTTTTCTAGATTAATCGTGGGAGGGACTTGATCTTGTGCGATCGCCATCATCGTTGCGACCGCTTCAATGCCACCTGATCCCCCTAATAAATGCCCTGTCATGGATTTTGTGGAACTAATCGCCACTTGATAAGCAGACTTTCCTAATGCCTTTTTAATCGCTTTGGTTTCGGTGACATCATTGGCGGCGGTACTTGTGCCATGGGCATTAATATAGCTCACCGCTTCTGGGGAAAGATTACCATCTTTGAGGGCAAGAGCGATCGCGCTGGCGGCGCCTGTTCCTTCTGGGGTGGGGGAAGTCATGTGATAAGCATCACAAGTCATACCATAACCGACGATTTCCCCGTAGATTTTCGCCCCACGCTCGATCGCGTGTTCTAAAGATTCCAGAACCAGAATCCCTGATCCTTCGCCAATAATAAATCCGTTTCGATCGCGATCGAAGGGACGACAAGCGTGTTCCGGGTCATCATTACGGGTAGAGAGAGCTTTGGCTGCAGCGAACCCAGCAACGGTCAAGGGAGTAATCGCTGCTTCAGCACCGCCACAAATCATCGCTTCTGCGTCTCCGCGTTGAATAATCCGAAACGCATCCCCAACCGCATTAGAACCAGCCGCACAAGCCGTTACTGGGCAGGAATTCGGACCTTTTGCCCCCACCTGAATCGCGGTTAAACCCGCCGCCATATTAGCGATCATCATCGGGACCATAAACGGACTACAACGACCCGGACCGCGATTGAGATAAGTTTCCTGTTGGTCTTCTAGGACTTTAATCCCACCGATTCCCGTACCAATCATTACCCCAACTCGATCGGCATTCAACTCATTAATCTCTAATTGAGCATCATTGAGCGCTTGTAAACTTGCCGCCAGCGCAAACTGAGCAAACCGATCCATGCGTTTGGCTTGCTTTCGTTCTAGATATTGATGGGGATCAAACCCTTTCACCTCGCCAGCGATTTGACTCCCATGCTGACTGGGATCAAAGTGAGTTATTTGATTGATCCCATTTTTTCCCGCTAACAGCGCCTCCCAGTACGCTTCTAGGGTATTTCCGACGGGAGCAACGACACCCAGCCCCGTCACGACTACTCGTTGATTTTGCGAATTTGCCATAGTTTTCGATATGTTTTTTGGGGATGACAGAGTTATGCACTCAGAAACCTAAGAAGAAGGTGTTGCCGCTTTTTCTTCAATATATTCCACTGCTGCTTGGACGGTGGCGATTTTCTCCGCCGCTTCATCGGGAATTTCTACATCAAACTCTTCTTCTAACGCCATCACTAATTCCACCACATCGAGGGAATCAGCCCCTAAATCTTCAGCAAACTTAGATTCTGGCTTGATGGTCTCTTGGTCTTGAATTTCCAGTTGTTGCGCGACAATACTTTTAACTTTATTAAAGGTTTCTTGATTCATTGTTGTTTTTTTCCTTTACACGATAGTCAGATGACCGTTCTTAGCATTCTATATCTTATCGGAAAGAGGCAAGAGAAGAAAATTCCTGTTGATAAAGTTACTTGGGGCTTGCTGTTGGGAAACTGAAAGTTTTACCAAATAAGGATTTGAGGCGATTAAGATCTGAGTAAAAATGCAAGTTCATTGATTGTTCAATCGTCACGCACCTTGCCTCTTGCCTTTTGCCTCTTGCCTCTTGCCTCTTGCCTCTTGCCTCTTGCCTCTTGCCTCTTGCTGATTGGTGTTGGGTTTCGTAAACTTCACCCAACCTACTTGCTTTTGCCTCTTGCCTCTTGCCTCTTGCCTCTTGCCTTACTCAACCAACCAATGGACTTTTTCAGTAACCCCTACTTGTTTTTGGGTTGTGCTAGTTTTCAGGCTGTAATGTGCCTTACACAATCTCCAAGCCTAACTTTGTTAGCGTAGAGCTAACTGTTGTCATTGGAAACGATCGCAATTCTTAAGAAAATCTAAAAAAATAGGCTACTATAGAAAAATAGTGTGCCAGTGGAGGACAAAAGTGTTTACACGACTAGCTCACCAACACCGCCAATTTGTTCAAGATTTGGTGATGAATCTCAAAGCCCTTGCTATTGTTTTGGAAAAACGGGGGTATCTTGCCTCCTGCTACACCTGTGGTCAGGAAATGAATAGCGCTTCTTTTATGGTTAGCTTGGGAGATAATCACTTGATTCGCTTTCTCGTGTCCGATTATGGAATTACTTGGACTGAACTTTGCGACGATCGAGAATTGATGAAATTAGAAGGCGCAGAGGCAATTAATCAATTACAAGAGTTGGCGAATTTAGTGAAAACACAAGTTTGTTCCACCGACATTGAGCCTCAGTCTCAGTCTTCTGAAGACTATTTTCTCATCGGTTAATCATCATCGGTGGCTGCGTGGTCTGTTGTCTGAGACACTGGAAAAGAAGATCGTTGGTTAAACGTTTAATCATGGATATGGATCAAGAACAATTAATGAATATTATTCCAGTGGCGATCGCAGCCCTCGTGGGAATTGGGGCATTTTTGATGATGTTCACCACCGTTTTTACCACCCGACGGTAAATCAGTTTTGGGGTGAGAAAGTCCCTCAGATGGTGATAGTCTTAAGACGATTACCATTGGTAACAGTGACCAAAGAACAGGTAACGGTTCTCTCGGTCGCTGGTGACGGTGGCTGATGAAATGAAAAGCATATAATTCGCAGTGCGTTCGAGTAAACAACGTGGACTTAGAACAAATTTTTCAAACCCCCCATCCTGTAATCGGTGTTGTTCACCTGCTACCCCTTCCTTCTTCTCCTCGTTGGGGTGGCAACTTAAAAACCGTCCGAGAACGAGCCGAACAAGAAGCCACCGCTCTCGCCGCCGGTGGTGTTGACGGTATTATTATTGAGAACTTTTTTGATGCCCCTTTTCCGAAAAATCAGGTTGATCCCGCAGTCGTTAGTGCCATGAGTCTGATTGTGCAACGGGTGATGAATTTGGTTATGTTGCCGATCGGGATTAATGTGTTACGAAATGATGCGAAAAGCGCGATCGCGATCGCGTCTTGTGTCAATGCTCAATTTATTCGGGTGAATGTTCTCAATGGCATCATGGCAACGGATCAAGGATTGATTGAAGGACAAGCTCACGAATTAATGCGCTATCGTCGGGAATTGGGAGCAGACGTGAGTATTTTAGCGGATGTGT
This window contains:
- the tkt gene encoding transketolase, with the protein product MVATTQSLEQLCINSIRFLAIDAVEKASSGHPGLPMGAAPMAFVLWDKFLRFNPKNPHWFNRDRFVLSAGHGCMLQYALLYLTGYDSVSLDDIKQFRQWESKTPGHPENFMTEGVEVTTGPLGQGISNAVGLAVAEAHLAARFNKPDCNLVDHYTYAIASDGDLMEGVSNEACSLAGHLGLGKLIVLYDDNHISIDGETELAFTEDRMKRYEALGWHTQFIEDGNTDLEGLEKAIANAKAVTDKPSIIGVRTIIGFGSPNKANSHDVHGAALGKDEVSATRQELGWEYGEFEVPEDALNHFRKAVDRGAQSEQEWNQVFEQYKSKYPEDANNFQQLISGQLPAGWEDALPKYTPDDKADATRNQSGAVLNALSPVLPGLLGGSADLAPSNKTYVKSSGDFQKGAYENRNFRFGVREHGMGAVCNAIALHNSGLIPYGATFLIFTDYMRGALRLSALSRAGVIWVMTHDSIALGEDGPTHQPIEQVASLRAIPNLAVFRPADGNETSGAYKVAVERAANNPGAPTLLCLSRQKLPNLAGSSIENAAKGGYVLSDSEGTPELILIGTGGEVELCVNAAEQLRQEGKKVRVVSLPSWELFEAQDEAYKESVLPKAVTKRVAVEAGTTFGWCRYVGSEGAVIGIDRFGASSPGGVALKNFGFTTENVLATAKNVLG
- the fabF gene encoding beta-ketoacyl-ACP synthase II, whose protein sequence is MANSQNQRVVVTGLGVVAPVGNTLEAYWEALLAGKNGINQITHFDPSQHGSQIAGEVKGFDPHQYLERKQAKRMDRFAQFALAASLQALNDAQLEINELNADRVGVMIGTGIGGIKVLEDQQETYLNRGPGRCSPFMVPMMIANMAAGLTAIQVGAKGPNSCPVTACAAGSNAVGDAFRIIQRGDAEAMICGGAEAAITPLTVAGFAAAKALSTRNDDPEHACRPFDRDRNGFIIGEGSGILVLESLEHAIERGAKIYGEIVGYGMTCDAYHMTSPTPEGTGAASAIALALKDGNLSPEAVSYINAHGTSTAANDVTETKAIKKALGKSAYQVAISSTKSMTGHLLGGSGGIEAVATMMAIAQDQVPPTINLENPDPECDLDYVPNVARQTTVNCALSNSFGFGGHNITLAFKKYSSDH
- the acpP gene encoding acyl carrier protein is translated as MNQETFNKVKSIVAQQLEIQDQETIKPESKFAEDLGADSLDVVELVMALEEEFDVEIPDEAAEKIATVQAAVEYIEEKAATPSS
- a CDS encoding DUF1815 family protein, whose translation is MFTRLAHQHRQFVQDLVMNLKALAIVLEKRGYLASCYTCGQEMNSASFMVSLGDNHLIRFLVSDYGITWTELCDDRELMKLEGAEAINQLQELANLVKTQVCSTDIEPQSQSSEDYFLIG
- the btpA gene encoding photosystem I biogenesis protein BtpA translates to MDLEQIFQTPHPVIGVVHLLPLPSSPRWGGNLKTVRERAEQEATALAAGGVDGIIIENFFDAPFPKNQVDPAVVSAMSLIVQRVMNLVMLPIGINVLRNDAKSAIAIASCVNAQFIRVNVLNGIMATDQGLIEGQAHELMRYRRELGADVSILADVCVKHAYPLGNPPLATAVQETVERGLADGIIISGGTTGVPPQLEDLETAAAAGGKPIFIGSGATWDNIPQLLKAADGAIVASSLKRNGDVKNPIDPIRVSQFVEAVRETENRLEEKFPFSAKA